Part of the Drosophila pseudoobscura strain MV-25-SWS-2005 chromosome 2, UCI_Dpse_MV25, whole genome shotgun sequence genome, ttaatctttaatCTGCAATGTGTAAACTAGAGTTTTAACCtatttttcgtttgtttgtatCCGATCTTTCTCAAAAGGTCGGCTCAAATACCTCACACTGACGGAGGCGAACCGAGTCTGGATGCCGGATCTTTTCTTCTCAAACGAGAAGGAGGGACATTTTCACAACATAATCATGCCCAATGTGTATATACGCATTTTTCCCAACGGTTCAGTTCTGTACAGTATACGTATCTCGCTGACATTGGCTTGTCCAATGAATCTCAAACTATATCCATTGGATAGACAAATATGTTCATTGAGAATGGCCAGTTGTAAGTGTTGAAACGATACAGTATCCAACGGGCCAACTAACAACTAACACCAAACATTCCATACACCCAATCCAACAGATGGCTGGACCACAAATGATTTGGTGTTCCTTTGGAAGGAGGGTGATCCTGTGCAGGTCGTTAAGAATTTACACCTACCTCGCTTCACTTTGGAGAAGTTTTTGACTGATTACTGTAACAGTAAAACCAACACGGGTACGTTtctgttcctcctcctcctgttcGCTCCTTCGAAACAGCGTTTTCTTCGTCTCTACTTCtactctacctctacctctacctctacctctacctctacgCTACTCTACTCGcctatgtatctatgtatctatgtatctaacTATCTTTTGCGTAGCttgtttttcgttgttgctgcaTGCCATTTAACCTTTTCAGTAAATGTATTATAAACAGCCTCATAACCACTTCATAGCACACATTTCCATATCGTTCTGCTGTCGAGAATCCCCGAATCGAAGCCCATAAGCAGCAAGCTTTTAcgacccacacccacacacacacacacacacacacacttgcccCCCCAAGTCGTGGTAGTCGCATTTAGATACACTTTCAGGAACACAGATACCAATTTTTACCTTGCTGTTTTTTATGAGCACATGCGCGCGCTTTTTCCCCCCGTAAATGTTTGCAACTATTCAGGAAGCAGGAGGGCAGGAGGGCAGGAGGCCAGGAGGGCAAAAGAGCACGGAGAGTAACGGAAGAAGTAATGTAAGAAGGAAAAATGTACGACAAAAGCCGTAAGGAAAGTAAATTAATCGAGGAAATTGTGTGCAACGTTGTTTAAACTTTGCACAAAGAGACATCGAAGATGATTCCCCAACgaagacgatgatgatgacgatgattaTGTGTAGGTGAATGCAAACAACGAATCGAATTCAAAAAGATTCTTTTTCGTACAAGTTCTGGGTAAAACTACCGTTTGTGTGCCTCAGTCAGCGCATATTGGCATAAGGTGCAAATACAAGCAGGGGATggattcatttgcatttgtttaccCAAGTATTTTCGGTATTTATTTAAGGAAAAGCTGCACCTTAAACGCCTCAACCGTTAGAGTAGCATTTAGAGGAAGTTCCTTTAGAAATTCATACGCAATCAGTGccaccccccatcccccatccccccagcCCCATCATTTCCCAACCCTAAATACATAGTTATTTCAAAGGTACATACTAGAGTGCCCTGCATGAGCTCCAGTTGTTTTTAAATCAGGGTGTAAAAGTGATTTAAATCAACTAAAATTCGTTTGCAGGTCTGTAACATTGCTTAAAAATATATGAGCACTAGGGACAGAAATTATCTTAATGAACGAGGGAAAAGTTCTCATttaacacacacagaaaaatatCATACTTGTTGGGGCTAATCACTGCCTGGCCAAGCACCTGCATGTTCTTTAACGTCTCGAAAGGCATAAGCCTACTTTATGGGGCTACTGTGGGACCAAATATCACACTTTATGGCGCGGCTATtcctctgcctcagcctctgccctgcaattgtttttgcattgGATTCTGTCGACGCTGATCTGCTGCGgcgcaaaataaaaaaagcctctgcctctgcctctgccttgcAAACCCTTGCATATTCGCTCATGTCTCGAAAGGCGAACATATCGAAACAAATATCATACTTCATGGCGCGGCTCTGCCTTGCATTCGTTTATGCATCGCAATTCTGCCGACGCTGATCTGCCGCTGCgcaaaatacaaacaaatgtGATACTTTACGGGGctacaaacaaataaacacaatACTTTAAAGGCGAAGGTGACGGTGGAAAGAGACTATGAAAAAGTGTTGCTGCAATTTATAAGGCAATTCTGCCGGCGCTGATCTTGCAGATAAGGAAATGTgcatttgtggtttttttttcgttttctctaAAGGCGACGAGGGTGTGAGGGGTTCCGAGTATATTCGACTATTGTGTAATCATGCAGGGCTCTAGTACAAACCCAATTAAAACTGTCCCCTTCATTGTGTTAGCATGAGCCTGTATTTAACTCATTTTCTCCCTCATTTTaagctaaaaaaaatgtattctcTAAGATataagatatacatacatatactatatactcgtacatttatCAACATAGATGTTGCAGTAGTGTTGTttgctctctatctctctctgtctgtcattCTCTCGTGTTGAAACCTAGTTGCTCACATAAAGTTTATTAATTCTATATCTTCTATGAGCGTTTTTTGCGGAGTGAGAAATGTGTGAGAGCTCGTGGTTAAGGTGCAATCAGAGAGAGGCGGCGCGGCTGCTTGGTTTGATTGATGAAAGAGTCCAGCCCGGCCAGCCCAAAAGaaccgaaatcgaaatcgaaaccaaaaccaaaggcagaacagaaacagaaccaaagccaaaagccacaGCGCAGTGCAAAATGTGTGCCAGGATGTGTGCAACGATATATATTTGTTCCAGAAatccagaaccagaaccagaaccacaCACGCAGCCCAGCAAacgcatacaaaaaaaaaatacgataAAGGGAACACACAGATACcatacacagagagaaaatCAAATGAACTTAAACGACAAACAACAATgaaaaattcccaaaaaaaaaaaaaaattcatggGAAAAATATGAGAATGTTTTCAAATAATAAAACACCTTTGTCTTGAAGAGTATGGAACGCATTTGCCAACAAATTAACGGAAATGAAGCATACAACAAAGGGGCGGGCATTGTCAGTGGGGCGTCCTGGGCGGGCGTGGCCGGAAGTGtagggaaaatggaaattcgaGCATCGAACGTCAAAAACTTCATTTCCGTTAAGATTTTTGTTGtgcaaagaaaacaagaaaaaaatatgtagacagaaaattgaaattttgctGTTGAAATACTTTTTGCCTATGATGcaatttttcatttgattttataattttccactctctgtgtgtctcctACCagcttttctgtttttgttttctgtataTACACCCTCCCGTTTTCCCCCTCTGCCAATGCATTTTCTTTTACCTCCCCCACCCCGACCATTTTCTGTACagacaaaacaaatcaaaattctTCTTCTCtaataaatgttttattttttgtttttgggcaaAATTTTTTGAAAACCAAATACACCATTTTTATGtttcctctccactccactccactctactctctctctctctcttttaaaATCTCTAATTATTGTAAAATATATTGGATATCACTAACTAAactatctatctgtctgtgtgtACTATAtgtgaaacaaaaaatacgaaaaatacTACGAAGACGTAAAGACATTTCCCTCCCAATTAGATTTTGAGTTTGACACAGTTTTATATACCTTGTATACTCATAGGTGAATACAGTTGCCTCAAAGTCGATCTACTATTCAAGCGAGAATTCTCATATTActtaatacaaatttatatacCATGCTGTATGTTGGTCATTGTATCATGGGTATCATTTTGGCTGGATCAAGGCGCAGTGCCAGCGCGTGTGTCATTGGGTGAGTActccacaaaaacaacaacaacaacaactccacTAGACACATGTGTCTGCAACAGCGAACCAGCATTGAGAACGGTTCGATCCTGAGATCCTAAGCGATCAAACATGTTCGAGGCAACATCCAATACGAAGCCGAAgacgaagccgaagccgaagccgaagaaACACTTCCCGTATACTTCCAACATGTTTTATTGTAACTGTTCGATGTTCGatgttctctttctctctctgatCTACAAAATTATCTCTAATTTAATCGAATATCTAATCATATCCTTTGGATCTGTCACACAGGTGTCACCACTCTATTGACCATGGCAACACAAACATCGGGCATAAATGCATCACTGCCACCAGTATCCTATACGAAGGCGATTGATGTGTGGACCGGCGTCTGTTTGACCTTCGTGTTCGGGGCATTGCTTGAGTTTGCCTTAGTGAACTATGCATCCCGTTCAGGTTCGAATAAATCTAGTAATTGAGATTTGATATGCTTCTTAACAACCTTATAAATGTTAATTAATCGATggtgttttttcctttttttatactACTATTTTTGACTGTTGCTTTTTATTGTAACTCGAGTGAAATAATACTACCaatactactactactactacccATAAAACATATACGTATAATattcgtatgtatgtatatgtctCTGCCGTTAAGTGTACATACAAGAACCAGTAACACAACCAACCTATCTGTCTATCGATTGACCTGAAGAGAACACAGAACCCTGTGACCTGAAGAATGAACACAACTCTGGGGCGCTTGAACTGACTCTCACACAAAACTCACACACTTTTCCTTCCACACACAACCAGGGCAGGAGCCGAATCTGAGCCGAAGCCCCCAACCCGCCCCTACATATgtgtctatatatatatatagcctTATATCTGAACAAAAAATGTTTAGTCGTAGAACTTTCGATATgtgtaatatttttttgtttacttaATTTTCATCTTTTTGATATCTAACAACAACTACAATGATGTTCTACGTGTGAATCTATACTAATCCAAGTTTTCTGTTTTACTCTCTTACTTTCATTCCGCTCCCAaaaaccatccatccatccatccatcaacCATCAATCCCTATACAATATACCCCATATACCCTATGATCCACcatccacacacaaaaacttcTGCAAAAATCCCACGAAAAAACGcgtttgaaaaaaaaacacaacccgATGAATTTTGCTTTCTGTTCGGTTCTTCGATGTTgtatcacaaaaaaataaaacaaaaaaatgcttgtaaataaaaaccaaatacTTTTTGTATTAACTATAAACAATAATGTGtgtggtaaaaaaaaaaataaaaataaaatttaattttaattaattttttcaaatttctttGATGAAAACTTGTTTCGAATCGTTTAAACGTGTATTTTTCTGTATTGTGtgactatctctctctgtttttctctttctgtctgtctctttctctttcactATTGCTGTTTAACTGTATAACTGTGTTCTtactgtgcgtgtgtgtgtgtgtgtgtgtattacaATGCATCTAAAActgtaaaatgtaaaaaaacaCCATCGAAAACAACTCGACATTCTTTTTGTGGAACATATAAATTCTTGTAAACATCTATTCATCACCACATGCAACATTATATATCCTACGATATGGTATATACGGATCGGGCCGCAGACATGCATAAGGAGAATATGAAAAAGAAGCGCCGAGATCTGGAGCAGGCCTCCCTGGACGCCGCTTCAGATCTGCTCGATACAGATAGCAATGCAACGTTCGCAATGGTACTTACCTCTTGATATACTATCCTCTTTATCTCGATTCTTTTTCTTTAGAGTAGTGGGGAGGGGAAAAGCTAGAACTAGAACTGGAAACTACCAGaaactaaaagaaaatataagcTTCAGCCTTGCACTAGAAAAATAGCagaaaatagaagaaaaattaaaaaactagAAAATTTAAACTTTAGGAAAGAAATACAATagaataccaaaaaatactatcaaattgaaagaaaataccaaaaaaaataccagaaaatatactgaagaaatatagaaaattaCTAAACGAATAGCAGAAGATCTTTGAAGGAATCAAAGAAAACCATACCATAAAATGTTCAGAAATGTCAGAAAATAAAGTAAAGTTACAGAGAATACTgggaaaataccagaaaatataaaataaaaataaaaataccagaacATCTCTGAAgaaaccagaaaatactagaaaaataccagaaatactATCAAATTAacagaaaatactaaaaaaaacaggaaataaatataatatatacatacacaaatactAGACatataccagaaaatactagaaacaAACTATACCAGAAattaccagaaaaatactaggaaACACCGAAAAGTAACAAGAATCCTAGGAAAATAGCAGAAAACTCGCAAATCTGTTGCTTTAAGAGGAGTAACATCCGTCGAGTCCGTTTTTAAAGATATAGAATAGCTAGGAACCAACCTGGAAGATAGATATTTAATTTCTCATTAGATGAACTGTTTGCACCCAATCCCCAATTGGGGGTCTAATAGCAAGCCCCCCTCCAACCAGTAATTGCCAtcatttgtttttccttttcgaaACAACAAACATCGAAACGTCGAATTGGCTAAAACGAAACAAATTGCTATGataaaactattaaaacaACTATTTCCTTTTATATTTGCCTCTTTCTTTATTACCACccgaaaaaccaacaaccaaaACTGTTTTCAAACGTGTACCACCACACcacaaataaacaacaaaaaccaaacaaaatatatatgcaaaaaCCTTGCACCGAATCATCGCAAAACCACCACTCGACCGGGAATTGAATTGGAAAAATtgcaatgaaaattaaatcgaaaattaaataaaatttacgCACATGCCAATGCGAATGCATTCAACACCACCCCGCCCCCTgaaacaccaccaccaccaccacccactgAACAACAAACCTGCTCgaaccaaccaaaaaaaaacccatcgAACCACCATCGAACCACCATCGAACCCCTCATTTGTTTCATGTCAAACGGCATCGCAATTTCAACGCGGTGGCGGCCAACAGAAACCGCTAGTGCGCCATCCCGGCGATCCGCTGGCCCTCGAGAAGCGTCTCCAGTGCGAGGTGCATATGCAGGCACCCAAGCGACCCAATTGCTGCAAGACCTGGCTATCGAAATTCCCCACAAGGTAACTGAGATACATGGCATCGCCGCCCCCTACCCCCTGCCGCTGACAACCGGCCGGGCGGTAGGCAGTGGCGGGGTGCCTAGTAGATCTCTTGAAATATACTTTAGTTCTATCTGTGTGTTGTGCATATAGTAGTTGATGGATTTACTTTTTGATGTTGTGAACATGTGTACTACTACTATTCTCTATTATATTCTCTTTTCACTAACTCTTGTTGACTTTTTTGCTATCAcatcaaacaaaaaccaaaacaaaaacaacaacaatctcTCAATACAGTCTCTCTCATTGATTCCGACTACTCCTGTGAAAAAAACACCCGAAAAATCTGCCGCTTGCTTGCCGTTTGTTAAACAACAACTTGAGTTCTTTTGCTCGCTGATCATTTTTGTTGCCAAAATtttgaagaagaaaaaaaaagtgaagtaaaaaaaagaaaagttttaaatttaaaaaaaaaaatgtacaaaaactaaaaaaatatatatattcgtaaatttttaatttcttaaaAAGTGAAcattttattgcttttgtgACTTTTGAAATAATTTCTTGAGTgtgatttgtttgttttgaaaatcaatcaatcgaatGTTGTGTTGTAGATACAACCCCCCGTTTCCATCCCGCCCCCGAGAACCCCCGCTCCCGCCCTCTGTAGATACCACCACCCCCGCCGCTCACCCAAACCCCTTGCACTTATGATTTTCCAGCACGTCACACGCGCCCCACctcgccgccaccgcctcacacacaaacatttttaaaacaaacaaattattttgcCAAAAGACACAAATTTTGAAATGAGAAATGAAAATTTGAAACTGAAACAATTcggaaaccaaaaaaaaaaaacaaaaaaaaaaaccaaaaagaaaaaaataaaactgaaaaaccgaaaaaaaagtaatcacaaatcaaatcaaaaagcCAATCTTTAGATGatcaattaatatatattttcttcgTACTTGTTGAATATTTATCCAAAGACAATGTTCTAGATCGAAGAGAATCGATGTTATATCCCGGATCACCTTCCCGCTGGTCTTTGCCCTCTTCAACCTGGTCTACTGGAGCACCTATCTCttcagggaggaggaggatgagtaAATGCCGTTGCCAAtacttaaatttaaatttaattacttGATACgattacaaaaaaaacttaccaaaaacgaaacagcaaaaaaaaaataccaaacagCAAAATGTAACCGAAAAACACATGAAAAATGTGATGTACTAACCTATTCTTTCAATTCTTTTTCCATTCTTTCCACAAACTAACTTTTGGTTCCCATTTGGATTCATTTGTCATGCTCTTTTTGTGTTGCGTTTTGTGTTTTCCAAACTGATTTGTTGTGAACAAACTTCAAATGAAAAAGGACCTTCTAAGGACCGCCCACGGCTATGTAGAATCCAAAcgtgagacagagagagagaacgagggGCATGCCCCCGCAAAGAACAGAGACAGAATCAGAGTTATAGGCAAGGCTTCGAGGCACTTCCATTAAAGATTTAAATGATAATTCGATTGAGGATGATGGAAAAAATTATAAAGTTAATTCTTAAGCTCAATTGATGATCCAAAAGTGTGACTGCATAGTAGTTAATGttattaataattatataaaacaaaaaccaaaaaaacacaaacacaacacgacacacacaccctGAAACAACAATTGTTTTGAGTTAGACTAgttgaaaatcaatttaaaaaaaaattaaaattaaatttaaatttaacaaaaaaaacaaaaaaattacacaCAATTGATTTGTACTTAAAACGAAATTTCTTAAGTTTAGCCCTAAATCCGTTAATCCAAGGATCCTGAGGTCGTACACCAACGACCATCTTTTGTACATACGAATGAATATTAATATGAATACGAATAAGttttaagcgaaaaaaaaaaaaccaaaaatctctagtttaaaaacaaaattcgaATTGTATAAAGAGCATTGTGTAGATATTTACTAAGTTTAGTCGATAAACCCGAAACGGCGGAAGCCAAGCGAACAAAAACTCTAGGTAAAAAAT contains:
- the GluClalpha gene encoding glutamate-gated chloride channel isoform X23 — translated: MGSGHYFWAIFYFASLCSASLANNAKINFREKEKKVLDQILGAGKYDARIRPSGINGTDGPAIVRINLFVRSIMTISDIKMEYSVQLTFREQWTDERLKFDDIQGRLKYLTLTEANRVWMPDLFFSNEKEGHFHNIIMPNVYIRIFPNGSVLYSIRISLTLACPMNLKLYPLDRQICSLRMASYGWTTNDLVFLWKEGDPVQVVKNLHLPRFTLEKFLTDYCNSKTNTGEYSCLKVDLLFKREFSYYLIQIYIPCCMLVIVSWVSFWLDQGAVPARVSLGVTTLLTMATQTSGINASLPPVSYTKAIDVWTGVCLTFVFGALLEFALVNYASRSDMHKENMKKKRRDLEQASLDAASDLLDTDSNATFAMKPLVRHPGDPLALEKRLQCEVHMQAPKRPNCCKTWLSKFPTRSKRIDVISRITFPLVFALFNLVYWSTYLFREEEDE
- the GluClalpha gene encoding glutamate-gated chloride channel isoform X15, encoding MGSGHYFWAIFYFASLCSASLANNAKINFREKEKKVLDQILGAGKYDARIRPSGINGTDGPAIVRINLFVRSIMTISDIKMEYSVQLTFREQWTDERLKFDDIQGRLKYLTLTEANRVWMPDLFFSNEKEGHFHNIIMPNVYIRIFPNGSVLYSIRISLTLACPMNLKLYPLDRQICSLRMASYGWTTNDLVFLWKEGDPVQVVKNLHLPRFTLEKFLTDYCNSKTNTGEYSCLKVDLLFKREFSYYLIQIYIPCCMLVIVSWVSFWLDQGAVPARVSLGVTTLLTMATQTSGINASLPPVSYTKAIDVWTGVCLTFVFGALLEFALVNYASRSDMHKENMKKKRRDLEQASLDAASDLLDTDSNATFAMKPLVRHPGDPLALEKRLQCEVHMQAPKRPNCCKTWLSKFPTRQCSRSKRIDVISRITFPLVFALFNLVYWSTYLFREEEDETF
- the GluClalpha gene encoding glutamate-gated chloride channel isoform X10, which produces MGSGHYFWAIFYFASLCSASLANNAKINFREKEKKVLDQILGAGKYDARIRPSGINGTANLATMVKVNMFLRSISKIDDYKMEYSVQLTFREQWTDERLKFDDIQGRLKYLTLTEANRVWMPDLFFSNEKEGHFHNIIMPNVYIRIFPNGSVLYSIRISLTLACPMNLKLYPLDRQICSLRMASYGWTTNDLVFLWKEGDPVQVVKNLHLPRFTLEKFLTDYCNSKTNTGEYSCLKVDLLFKREFSYYLIQIYIPCCMLVIVSWVSFWLDQGAVPARVSLGVTTLLTMATQTSGINASLPPVSYTKAIDVWTGVCLTFVFGALLEFALVNYASRSGSNKSNMHKENMKKKRRDLEQASLDAASDLLDTDSNATFAMKPLVRHPGDPLALEKRLQCEVHMQAPKRPNCCKTWLSKFPTRQCSRSKRIDVISRITFPLVFALFNLVYWSTYLFREEEDETF
- the GluClalpha gene encoding glutamate-gated chloride channel isoform X22 — protein: MGSGHYFWAIFYFASLCSASLANNAKINFREKEKKVLDQILGAGKYDARIRPSGINGTANLATMVKVNMFLRSISKIDDYKMEYSVQLTFREQWTDERLKFDDIQGRLKYLTLTEANRVWMPDLFFSNEKEGHFHNIIMPNVYIRIFPNGSVLYSIRISLTLACPMNLKLYPLDRQICSLRMASYGWTTNDLVFLWKEGDPVQVVKNLHLPRFTLEKFLTDYCNSKTNTGEYSCLKVDLLFKREFSYYLIQIYIPCCMLVIVSWVSFWLDQGAVPARVSLGVTTLLTMATQTSGINASLPPVSYTKAIDVWTGVCLTFVFGALLEFALVNYASRSDMHKENMKKKRRDLEQASLDAASDLLDTDSNATFAMKPLVRHPGDPLALEKRLQCEVHMQAPKRPNCCKTWLSKFPTRSKRIDVISRITFPLVFALFNLVYWSTYLFREEEDE
- the GluClalpha gene encoding glutamate-gated chloride channel isoform X12, coding for MGSGHYFWAIFYFASLCSASLANNAKINFREKEKKVLDQILGAGKYDARIRPSGINGTDGPAIVRINLFVRSIMTISDIKMEYSVQLTFREQWTDERLKFDDIQGRLKYLTLTEANRVWMPDLFFSNEKEGHFHNIIMPNVYIRIFPNGSVLYSIRISLTLACPMNLKLYPLDRQICSLRMASYGWTTNDLVFLWKEGDPVQVVKNLHLPRFTLEKFLTDYCNSKTNTGEYSCLKVDLLFKREFSYYLIQIYIPCCMLVIVSWVSFWLDQGAVPARVSLGVTTLLTMATQTSGINASLPPVSYTKAIDVWTGVCLTFVFGALLEFALVNYASRSGSNKSNMHKENMKKKRRDLEQASLDAASDLLDTDSNATFAMKPLVRHPGDPLALEKRLQCEVHMQAPKRPNCCKTWLSKFPTRQCSRSKRIDVISRITFPLVFALFNLVYWSTYLFREEEDE
- the GluClalpha gene encoding glutamate-gated chloride channel isoform X14; the encoded protein is MGSGHYFWAIFYFASLCSASLANNAKINFREKEKKVLDQILGAGKYDARIRPSGINGTANLATMVKVNMFLRSISKIDDYKMEYSVQLTFREQWTDERLKFDDIQGRLKYLTLTEANRVWMPDLFFSNEKEGHFHNIIMPNVYIRIFPNGSVLYSIRISLTLACPMNLKLYPLDRQICSLRMASYGWTTNDLVFLWKEGDPVQVVKNLHLPRFTLEKFLTDYCNSKTNTGEYSCLKVDLLFKREFSYYLIQIYIPCCMLVIVSWVSFWLDQGAVPARVSLGVTTLLTMATQTSGINASLPPVSYTKAIDVWTGVCLTFVFGALLEFALVNYASRSDMHKENMKKKRRDLEQASLDAASDLLDTDSNATFAMKPLVRHPGDPLALEKRLQCEVHMQAPKRPNCCKTWLSKFPTRQCSRSKRIDVISRITFPLVFALFNLVYWSTYLFREEEDETF
- the GluClalpha gene encoding glutamate-gated chloride channel isoform X18, whose product is MGSGHYFWAIFYFASLCSASLANNAKINFREKEKKVLDQILGAGKYDARIRPSGINGTDGPAVVRVNIFVRSISKIDDVTMEYSVQLTFREQWTDERLKFDDIQGRLKYLTLTEANRVWMPDLFFSNEKEGHFHNIIMPNVYIRIFPNGSVLYSIRISLTLACPMNLKLYPLDRQICSLRMASYGWTTNDLVFLWKEGDPVQVVKNLHLPRFTLEKFLTDYCNSKTNTGEYSCLKVDLLFKREFSYYLIQIYIPCCMLVIVSWVSFWLDQGAVPARVSLGVTTLLTMATQTSGINASLPPVSYTKAIDVWTGVCLTFVFGALLEFALVNYASRSDMHKENMKKKRRDLEQASLDAASDLLDTDSNATFAMKPLVRHPGDPLALEKRLQCEVHMQAPKRPNCCKTWLSKFPTRQCSRSKRIDVISRITFPLVFALFNLVYWSTYLFREEEDE
- the GluClalpha gene encoding glutamate-gated chloride channel isoform X11; the protein is MGSGHYFWAIFYFASLCSASLANNAKINFREKEKKVLDQILGAGKYDARIRPSGINGTANLATMVKVNMFLRSISKIDDYKMEYSVQLTFREQWTDERLKFDDIQGRLKYLTLTEANRVWMPDLFFSNEKEGHFHNIIMPNVYIRIFPNGSVLYSIRISLTLACPMNLKLYPLDRQICSLRMASYGWTTNDLVFLWKEGDPVQVVKNLHLPRFTLEKFLTDYCNSKTNTGEYSCLKVDLLFKREFSYYLIQIYIPCCMLVIVSWVSFWLDQGAVPARVSLGVTTLLTMATQTSGINASLPPVSYTKAIDVWTGVCLTFVFGALLEFALVNYASRSGSNKSNMHKENMKKKRRDLEQASLDAASDLLDTDSNATFAMKPLVRHPGDPLALEKRLQCEVHMQAPKRPNCCKTWLSKFPTRQCSRSKRIDVISRITFPLVFALFNLVYWSTYLFREEEDE
- the GluClalpha gene encoding glutamate-gated chloride channel isoform X20, with product MGSGHYFWAIFYFASLCSASLANNAKINFREKEKKVLDQILGAGKYDARIRPSGINGTDGPAIVRINLFVRSIMTISDIKMEYSVQLTFREQWTDERLKFDDIQGRLKYLTLTEANRVWMPDLFFSNEKEGHFHNIIMPNVYIRIFPNGSVLYSIRISLTLACPMNLKLYPLDRQICSLRMASYGWTTNDLVFLWKEGDPVQVVKNLHLPRFTLEKFLTDYCNSKTNTGEYSCLKVDLLFKREFSYYLIQIYIPCCMLVIVSWVSFWLDQGAVPARVSLGVTTLLTMATQTSGINASLPPVSYTKAIDVWTGVCLTFVFGALLEFALVNYASRSDMHKENMKKKRRDLEQASLDAASDLLDTDSNATFAMKPLVRHPGDPLALEKRLQCEVHMQAPKRPNCCKTWLSKFPTRSKRIDVISRITFPLVFALFNLVYWSTYLFREEEDETF
- the GluClalpha gene encoding glutamate-gated chloride channel isoform X13, with amino-acid sequence MGSGHYFWAIFYFASLCSASLANNAKINFREKEKKVLDQILGAGKYDARIRPSGINGTDGPAVVRVNIFVRSISKIDDVTMEYSVQLTFREQWTDERLKFDDIQGRLKYLTLTEANRVWMPDLFFSNEKEGHFHNIIMPNVYIRIFPNGSVLYSIRISLTLACPMNLKLYPLDRQICSLRMASYGWTTNDLVFLWKEGDPVQVVKNLHLPRFTLEKFLTDYCNSKTNTGEYSCLKVDLLFKREFSYYLIQIYIPCCMLVIVSWVSFWLDQGAVPARVSLGVTTLLTMATQTSGINASLPPVSYTKAIDVWTGVCLTFVFGALLEFALVNYASRSGSNKSNMHKENMKKKRRDLEQASLDAASDLLDTDSNATFAMKPLVRHPGDPLALEKRLQCEVHMQAPKRPNCCKTWLSKFPTRQCSRSKRIDVISRITFPLVFALFNLVYWSTYLFREEEDE
- the GluClalpha gene encoding glutamate-gated chloride channel isoform X9, whose protein sequence is MGSGHYFWAIFYFASLCSASLANNAKINFREKEKKVLDQILGAGKYDARIRPSGINGTDGPAVVRVNIFVRSISKIDDVTMEYSVQLTFREQWTDERLKFDDIQGRLKYLTLTEANRVWMPDLFFSNEKEGHFHNIIMPNVYIRIFPNGSVLYSIRISLTLACPMNLKLYPLDRQICSLRMASYGWTTNDLVFLWKEGDPVQVVKNLHLPRFTLEKFLTDYCNSKTNTGEYSCLKVDLLFKREFSYYLIQIYIPCCMLVIVSWVSFWLDQGAVPARVSLGVTTLLTMATQTSGINASLPPVSYTKAIDVWTGVCLTFVFGALLEFALVNYASRSGSNKSNMHKENMKKKRRDLEQASLDAASDLLDTDSNATFAMASQFQRGGGQQKPLVRHPGDPLALEKRLQCEVHMQAPKRPNCCKTWLSKFPTRSKRIDVISRITFPLVFALFNLVYWSTYLFREEEDE
- the GluClalpha gene encoding glutamate-gated chloride channel isoform X21, with amino-acid sequence MGSGHYFWAIFYFASLCSASLANNAKINFREKEKKVLDQILGAGKYDARIRPSGINGTDGPAVVRVNIFVRSISKIDDVTMEYSVQLTFREQWTDERLKFDDIQGRLKYLTLTEANRVWMPDLFFSNEKEGHFHNIIMPNVYIRIFPNGSVLYSIRISLTLACPMNLKLYPLDRQICSLRMASYGWTTNDLVFLWKEGDPVQVVKNLHLPRFTLEKFLTDYCNSKTNTGEYSCLKVDLLFKREFSYYLIQIYIPCCMLVIVSWVSFWLDQGAVPARVSLGVTTLLTMATQTSGINASLPPVSYTKAIDVWTGVCLTFVFGALLEFALVNYASRSDMHKENMKKKRRDLEQASLDAASDLLDTDSNATFAMKPLVRHPGDPLALEKRLQCEVHMQAPKRPNCCKTWLSKFPTRSKRIDVISRITFPLVFALFNLVYWSTYLFREEEDETF